The DNA window ATCGAGCCTCCAGCGTGGAGTTTCCGCTAGGGCCCAAGATCGTATCTGGGGAGCGCAGACCGGGAGGCGCGCTGTCGCAGGCCCGACAGCGGAGAGTGGGTGCGGGTCGCCGGCACGGGACCTGCCGACGACCCGCGGCGGCCCGGGCGTCGGGAACGGGGGACCCGACGGCGCCGGTGCCGCGTCCCGTCAACGGTACGCCGGTGCGCGCGGTTCCGCCGCCCCGCTCCGCGCCCGGCCCGACCCGGGAACTCCGGCCGGGTGGCGCTCATGGCTGACCTCATCGCCCACGTCGCGTCGCCCGCCTGGGCGTACGCGCTGCTGTTGGCCCTGCTGGTCGCGGACGCCTTCGTGCCGGTGGTGCCGACCCAGATCGTGATGATCACCAGCGGCGCGCTGACCGTCTACGGCGGGCTCAGCCTGCCGCTGACCATCGCGGTCGGCGCGGCCGGCGTCTTCGTCGGCGACCTGGCCTGCTATCTGCTCGGCCGCACCGCGCCGGCCCGGCGGGCGGCCCGGCACGCGACGCCGGGCCGGACCCGCCGGGCCGTCGCCCGGGCCACCCGCCGGCTGCGCGAACCCGGACCGCTGGTGATCCTGCTGTGCCGGTTCGTGCCCGGCGGCCGGATGGCGGCGTGCTTCTCGGCCGGCCGCCGCCGCTACCCGTACCGCCTCTTCCTGGCCTACGACGCGGTCGCGGCGATCGGCTGGGCCGGCTACGGCACGCTCGTCGGCCACCTGGGCGGCGCGGCGCTCACCGGTTCGGCGTGGCGGTTGCTGCTTATCGGCGGCGTCGCCGCCGGCGGGTTCGCGGCGGCCGGCTGGGCGATGACCTGGCTCGGCGCCCGCCAGGCCGCGACGCCATCAG is part of the Micromonospora sp. WMMD980 genome and encodes:
- a CDS encoding VTT domain-containing protein — translated: MADLIAHVASPAWAYALLLALLVADAFVPVVPTQIVMITSGALTVYGGLSLPLTIAVGAAGVFVGDLACYLLGRTAPARRAARHATPGRTRRAVARATRRLREPGPLVILLCRFVPGGRMAACFSAGRRRYPYRLFLAYDAVAAIGWAGYGTLVGHLGGAALTGSAWRLLLIGGVAAGGFAAAGWAMTWLGARQAATPSAGDLVEGESIMNDGANRREIRAGAQRLDPTWNDPERVARRRQLSEQMLAAVDGAQPVPAGEEPDRAGTPVD